The genomic segment GCCTCAAGTGTTGCTCACGCCGGCCCAGACCGAGCACATCCTGAAGGAACTGGAGAAGGCGCAGGCGCTAATCGGCCAGGGACGTGGTGCGATTCTTGGCGCGGCCTTGACAAAGTTCCGCGCAGCGATGGCCAGCGAGAGTGATGCTTTGGCGCTCTACTTGGACTGCTACAAGCTGGAGAACTTTGATCGCCGGGATTTGAAGCAGACGGAGTTCATGGACTGGCGTGACAAGAACGAGGCCCGGCTGAAGGACGAGGATTTCAGAAAGGGGCTGCTGCTGCAACTGGAGTACCTGGTGCTGACGATCCAGGCGCAGGGCGTCAATGATCAGAAGAAAATGGCACCGCTGGTGACGGCCTTACAGGCCTTTCTGGGCAAGGCGATCACCGCCGTGCAAGCCACGATGAAGCACACGGCCTCCGGGGCGGTGGAGGAAAAGGATGCGGGCAAAGGCGGAGCCCGCCAGGGTGGTGGTCAAGGTGGTGGTCAAGGTGGTGGCCAGGGACGGGGAGGTCCAGGCGGCGGCCCGGCCGTTGGCGGACAGCTCGGGGCGATGCTGCGCCAGCCGGTCAAAGGAACGGAGTTTACCAAGGCATATCTCCTGGAGGATTATCTGGATCGCAAGGAATGGGAGTACTCGCCGCTGAATGTGGGCGGCATTTATTCCACGGTCATTTTCCCTTACTATCTCGCGGAGAAACCGGACGAACTGCCCGCCCAGTGGGATGCCCGCATCAATGCCGAAATGGCGCTGCACAAGGCCGGGATGAGCCAGACGGAGTTTGATCTGTATTTCAAGGAGGAGGGACCACGGTTGCAATGGGCCAAAGACAACTATCTTGTGGGCAACAACATCACTGCCGTCAACGCCCTTGCCGACATGCTGAAGACCATTCAGAACAACCCCAACCACTCGGATGCCGCCGGATGGCTGGAGGAGTTCAAAGGGATATTGAAGCAAGTGGCTCCTGCGGGGACGGTCGAAACGCCCATCGGCAAGTAATTGCCGCCTCTGACGCATCGCATGCTCTCCTGGCTCGTTTCGGTGTTCCGCAGCTTCGGCCCTGCTCTGGCAGGTTTGTGGTGGGCACTGAAGAGCCAGCGCAATGTCCAGGCTCATGCCATCGCCACAGCGCTGGTGGTGGTGTTTGGCTTGGGGTTGAAGATCGAGACTTGGGAATGGTGTGCCGTGGCGCTGGCCATGGGCTTGGTGTGGGTGGCGGAACTGCTGAACACGGCGCTCGAAATGCTGGCAGACCGCGTCACGCTGGAGCGGGAGGAATCCATCCGCCGTGTGAAGGACGCCGCCGCCGCCGCTGTGCTGATGGCGGCGCTGGCGGCTTTGGGGGTAGGCTTGGCCGTTTTTGCGCCGAAACTGTGGCGGCTGCTTTGAGAATGTTCCGCCACCGCCTTGACGCAGCGGGGCAGACTTCTATGATGCGCGGCTTTCCCCGCCCCAAAACCCTCTTACCGAATCTCCCCGATGGCCATTCTCGTTGAAACTGACACTCGCATTCTTGTTCAAGGCATCACCGGCGATTTCGGTTCGCGTCATGCCAAGGCTTCCATCGACTACGGCACGCAGCTCGTCGCGGGCGTGACGCCGGGCAAAGGCGGACAGGTGTTTGAACACAGCGGCAAGAAGGTGCCGGTGTTTGACACTGTGGCCGAAGCTGCCCGTGAAACCGGCGCGACGGTCAGTGTGATCTTTGTGCCGCCGCCGTTCGCTGCGGATGCGATTCTCGAAGGTGTTGATGCTGGACTCGCGCTCGTCGTTGCCATCACTGAAGGCATTCCGATCAATGACATGATTCGTGTCAAAGCGGCCATGCAGGGCAGCAAAACCCGTCTCATCGGTCCAAACTGCCCCGGTCTGGTGACTCCAGGACGTGGTGACAAATCTCACGGCGGCTGCCGCATCGGCATCGCACCGGGTTACATCCACAAGCGCGGCAATGTCGGTGTCGTCAGCCGTTCCGGCACGCTCACCTATGAGGCGGTGTGGCAGCTCACGACCCGCGGCTACGGTCAGAGCACTTGCGTCGGCATCGGTGGTGACCCGGTGAACGGCACCAACCATCTCGACGTGCTCAAGATGTTCAATGACGACCCCGAAACCGAAGCCATCATCATGATCGGCGAAATCGGCGGTACTGCGGAAGTCGAAGCCGGACTTTGGGCCAAAGACAACTGCAAGAAGCCGATCGCCGCCTTCATCGCGGGTGCCACCGCTCCTCCCGGACGCCGCATGGGCCACGCCGGTGCGATCATTGGCGGAGCGGATGACACCGCGGCTGCGAAGAAGCGTATTTTGGCAGAATGCGGCATCGCCGTTTCCGATTCGCCCGCCGACATGGCCACCACGCTGCTGAAGCGCTGGGGCAAGGCATGATGAGTGCCCAAATACTCTCCCAAACGAAAAAGCCGAACCTCGTGGTTCGGCTTTTTTGATGCTTGGAAACTGTTGGGCTGGCTTCAGTTCCAGAAATGGAACCACTGATTCAGCCAGCCGACCACGGCCGCAATCGAGCCGATGACCAGCGTGCCTTCCATCAAAAGGCGCAGGCGTTCGCTGCGGCGGGCGCGACGCTGGGCGATTGGCACGCGGCGATGACGCCGCGCAGGAGAGGAAAGTTCCATCGGCGGCACCATGTTCACGTTGGCGAGACGGTTCTGATGCTGCAAGCGAGGGGCGGCAGTGATGTAGCACTCCAGACGGTGGATCTCGCTGTTCACTTCGACCGCACGTTTGTCGAGATGCCGCGATTTGCTGCGCGGGGAAGGTTCCTGCTTCAACTCCTGCGCGGATTTCGGACGGCGGGAGCGTACTTTGCGGTTGCCGGAGAACAGAGCCATATGCGTGGGAGGTGAGAGGTGGGCAAAATCAGAACATCAGACGAATCAGAACGATGGCGACGAGCACCGTGCCCATCAGCGGCAACGTGAAGGCGAAACCGCGACGCAGCCAGGCCAGCAGATCATCGGAATTGCCGGTGAAGGAAGACAGCACCGGCGCATCCGCGTCATCAAGACTGCTTGATCCGCTGGTCACGGCTTCCTGCGGCCCCATGGCATGCAGGCGGCGGATGCCTTTGGCAAAATCGTTTTCCGCGTCCTCGATGGCTGCCAGGGCATTGTCGAGTTCCTCATTCACCTGCGAGCGGTGCCACTTCTCAGGCTGCAACGATTTCAAAATCTCCAGGTGGCGGCGAAATTCATCGTGGGTGACCGAGAGTTCTTCGACCCGCTTCTGGGCGTCGTAGAGCTCACGTTCGACGTGACCGGCGGAGCGTCCGATTTTTTCGAGCAGATCACGCTTTCCGGCGACGAAGCGCTCCTGCTTGATGCGCAGGGCTTCGAGATGCTGCTTTTGGCGTTCGATCTCCTCCTGCTGAAGGCGGAGTTGCAGAAGCTGTTCCTGGGCGGCCTTGACCTTGAGATCGACGTTGTCGAGCGAGCCGCCGGCGGCATGGCCATCCATGAATTCAGGAGCATCTTCGAAGACGAGGAGATTCTCGTTCATGTGGCCGGATGCCGTGGCCGGAACGGGTGCTTTGCGGGTGATCATGGGAGTGCTGGAAATTATTTTCAGCACGGAAATACTACAGATGTCTTAAATATTCCAGATTTTTCGTCCGCTTCTTGGCAAAAAAATACGGGAGCCCTCCAAAAACCACGGTCAGCACAGCCAGTCCACCCAGGGCGACCAGCTCGATCCGCCCGTCATGACCCACCAAGGCTACGGCATCCTGTTTGAGATTCTGCCAGGACGGAATTACCAGCAAAGCCATCCCACAGACGATGTAAACGAAGCTGGCGATGAGGCAGACCGTACCGCCAAAGCCTGAAACGATGCGTGCCGGGTTCGATTCGCGGAAGTTCGGCACCAAGGCGCCGAGGGACAGCGCCAGCGAGGTCAGCCCGTAGCTCAGCATCAAAATGGCCGCGCTGAAGAACAGAATGCGCTTCCACGGCAACGCCAGCGACACTCCCGACACGACCACGAGCGCAATCATGAGGAGCGCCAGCACGCTGGCGCTCAAACGCAGCTTCAAAGCCAGCACACGGTGCAGCGGCAGAGGCGAAAGCCCCAGAATCCACAGCCGCTGCCCTTCGAGACTGAATTGCGGGTAGATGAAACGCGTGGTCAGGGTGGACAGCGCCAGACAGCAGACCAGCAGGTTCAGATGACTCACCACCGTGATCCAGAACGGGCTTTGCAGGTCGTAGCCCAGCTTGCGCAGGTTCATCGAATACATCAACAACAGGCCGAAGATGATCGCCGTCTGGCCCCACTGCACCGGTTCGCGCACAAAGGTGCGGACTTCCTTTACCAGCAGGGCAAAGGAGGCACGGTCCAGCGCCAGCATGCGGCGCAACCATTCGGTGACGCGTCCTGGTCGGGCACGAAACCTTGGATTTTCCGCCGCCTTGTCCGTTCCTGGCGCCGCGCTCATGATGCGGTTCCAGGCGGGGTAAAAGTGAGCGCCCGCGATGCGGGTGGTGATCACGATGCTCATCAGCGCGTAGGCGAGCAGCACGAGATTGAAAAACACCGTGCGCTCGACCATGCCGCGTCCGGCGGCCTGGATCGTCTCCGCCACCCAGGAACTCGGCAGCAGCGGGTGCATGCAGATTTCCGTATGCCGCAGGATTTGATTCAAACTCGCGCTGAGATCGCCCGAGTTCAGCTTGTCGAAACTTGAGTTCCAAACCGGCAGCGTTCGGACCAGCAGCAGCACTGCAACCGCCACCACCGGTTTCCACATCCAGCGTTTCGACCAGCGCACCAGCGCGATCAGCAGCCAGGTCGAAACATTCGCCGCAATCGTCACCAGCGACAGCAGCGCGGGCACCACGGCGAGCATGAAGCGCGCATCCGCCTCATAAATGCGCGCCAGCGCCAGCAGGATCGGTGCGCTGAGCACCAGCAGGCCCCAGCTCGCCAGCAGCATGCCTTCCAGCGTCTTCCACAGCACCAGGCTGCGTGGGGGCAGTGGCAGCGCCACCTGCCATTCCATGTCCTTCCGCCGGAACAGGCCCATGCCCGTGATCGTGGCATTCGAGATGACCAGCATCACGAAAAAGAAAAAGAACAGCAGAAACACCATCCGCTCTGTCAGCAGCGGCCCGACTAGCGGCAGCTTTGCGACGAACTCCAGCCCGCGCGCCACCAGAAAATACGCCGCGACTCCATACAGGACGAGAAACGATCCCACCGTCACGCTCAGCAGCCGGTTTTCGCGCAAACCAAAGCGCAGCTTGTGCAGCAGCATGCGCCAGTGCGCACTCGCAAGCAGGGATGTGGCGCTCGCGACGGTCATCCCGCCTCAACGTGCCTCCTGCTTGTTCCCGATGACGTTCTGTCCGATCACATTCGCCTTGCCGCCTACAAACACGAGTGATGCCTCCTTGCTGCGTTTGTCAGGCTCACGGTCATCGCGGATGATGTTCTCCGAGATCAGGCTGTTTGTCACTTTTTCCAGACGGATGCCCACGCCATCGCTGTCCAGTACGCTGTTGTGGCTGATTTGCAGTCGGTTGCCGGATTCGATGTCCACCGCCGCGCGTTTCTTCCACACGCCGGAGATCACGTTGTTGCTGATGATGCTGTCCTCGCAGCGCAGGAAGACGAGTCCGTTCTTTTCCGCATTGTCGTTGCCGTTCACGAGGTAACGGGGATTGCGGTCAAAGTTGTTGGCGGTCACCACGATGTTGCCGCTGTCCTCCACCAGCAGGTCGTGCTGGAAGCCTTCCCAGAAGGTGTTGCCCGTGATCACCACGCCGCGTGCATGGCGGATCTCTATATTGACCTGCACGTCGCTGAACACATTCGCGCTGATCGTCACGTTGCCCTCACGCGTGTGCTCGCGCCCGGCACGGCGCAGCAGGGATTCATCCGTGCCCGCGCCGATGATGCGGATGTTCGCGGAATCCGGTGATTTGTTCGTGTGCTGGATGGTGCAGCCGGTGACCGCCACCTCGCCGATGGAGCCACCGCGTGAGTCGAGCTCGATGTTTGCGCTTGGCGGGCCGTCCTTCGCGTGGTTGCCCTCGATGTCGCAGGTGCCGATGTGCAGGTTACGCACGTTCCCGCCGCGCGAAACGACGCCGCCGCCGCCGTTGTAGCTGATGTGGCTGCCCGCGATGTTTGACTGGTGCAGGTTCACATCATCGTAAAACACACCGACTCCCGTGTTGTGATAGAAATGGCACGCGGAGATCAGCACGTTGCGGTTTCGCTTCGTCAAATGCACCGCATGCCGGCACTCGCGCACCACCACGCGGCTCAGCGTGATCTGCATCGTGCCCGTGGCCTCGATCCCGTCCGCTTCGGCATGCGCTCCCACGATTTCAACGCCCTCCACCATCGGCGTACGCTCGTTGGCCCACACTTCCGGCTTGAAGGTGCTCGGTGCAGCCGAGCCTTCATGCGTGCCGATGAAATGCAGCGCCGGCCCGGCAGCGGTCATCAGCAGTCGCGCCGTGCCATCGCCGCTCAAAGCCGCGAATCCTGTCTTCGTCAGGTCCACGGTCAGTGTTTTTGTGAGCCGGTAAGTGCCCTTGGCCAGTTTCACACTGCCACCGGTGTCAAAGAGCCGCTGGATCGCCGCCGTGTCGTCGGCCTTGCCATCGCCCACCGGTTCTTGCGCCATCGAGAAACCAACCGCCACCAGCAGCAAAAAGAGAGTTTTTGAAATCATTTGTTCAGCCTAGCCGCCATGCTGCATTTTCGTCAATCACATCGTTGAATCCGGAATGAAAGCCTGCGGAGAAGAGAATCCGTCTCATCTCATGTCACGGTGCAATCACTTGAAACCATCCTCATCCGCGCCACGTATCGAGACGCGCTTTTTACCATCCATCTCATGCACCACACCACCCGCATCCTCGCCCTCGTCGCCGGATTGAGCACCGCTTCCGCTTTCGCGCAGGCTGATCTCTCCGAGGCCTTCCTCCCGATGTTCCAGCCTCTGCCCGCCCAGGTGCTGGCACCTGACAATGAACTCACCGAGGCGAAGATCAACCTCGGACGCCAGCTCTACTTTGAGAACCGCATCTCCAAGGGCGAGAAGCTCTCCTGCAACTCCTGCCACATGCTCGACAAGTACGGCCAGGACAACCTGCCCTTCTCCCCCGGCCACGAAGGCAAGCTCGGCGGACGCAGCTCTCCCTCCACTTACAACGCCGCCATCCACATCGCCCAGTTTTGGGATGGCCGTGAGCCCACCGTCGAAGCGCAGGCCAAAGGCCCTGTGCTCAACCCTGTCGAAATGGGCATGCCCAGCGCCGACTTCGTCGTGAAAGTGCTCAAGAGCATGCCCGGCTACGTCGAAGGCTTCAAAGCAGCCTTCCCCGGCGAGGCGGATCCCATCACGTATGACAACTTCGGCAAGGCCGTCGGCGCGTTCGAGCGCGGACTCCTCACCCCCGGCAAGTGGGATGTTTTCCTCAAGGGCAACAAAGACTCGCTCTCCGTCGCGGAAAAGAAAGGTTTCGCCACCTTCGCCAAGACCGGCTGCGTCACCTGCCACAACGGCCCCGGCGTCGGCGGCATGATGTATCAGAAGCTCGGTCTCGTGAAGGCCTGGCCTGATCTCAAGGACAATGGCCGTGGCGATGTGACCAAGAATGACGGTGAGAAAGGTTTCTTCAAAGTCCCCAGTCTGCGCAACATCACCGAGACCGGCCCTTACCTCCATGATGGCTCCGTGAAGGCGCTCGATGAAATGGTCAAGAAGATGGCCGAATACCAGCTCGGCAAGCAGCTCACCGACGAGGAGACCTCCTCCATCGTCACCTTCCTCAAGTCATTGAAGGGCGACCTTCCCACCGACTACATCAAGGCACCAAAGCTCCCCGAAAGCACCGCCGACACGCCGAAGGCATGACGTAGCACGGGCTTTCCAGCCCGTGTCCCATCTCCCAATCTCATCAGCCGGGCCGCAACGCCCGGCTGATTTTTTTCGGCGTTGCATCACTCATTCCACGCCTTCAATCCCGTCACTGGCAGCAGCGTATCTGCCGCCGTGCGCCATTCAGGCGTTCCGGCTTTCTTGAAGAGCTCATAAATCAGCTTCTTGCTGTGCGGATCGGCAACTGAGTTCGGCGCATTGCGCCACAATCCCAGCCGCAAGCCGCCCTCGTGGGCATGATCGACATGGCGGTGGTAGATGAAGGCATCGACGGTGGGCATTGGCTGGATTTTCTCCCACGCATAGGCGTAGGCGGCGGCTTGCAGCTTCTCACCATCCGGCGTGAGCAGCGTGTGAAAGCCCTGCTCGCTGAGGATGATTCGACGCGGCTTGCCTTGATAAAGCAGCTCGGACTTTTCGAGGTGCTTCGGCAGCACGTCGAGATTCTTGAAGGTCACTTTGATCGTGTCATCGGCGTGCGTGACGTTTTTGTCCGCCCACGCTCGTGGATTGCCCAAGTCTTCGGGATAAGGATGCCACGCGACGTTCCAATCGAAGTCACCGCGTTCGCGCGCCAGACGCGCGAAGGTGTCGAGAAAGTCGCGTCCGGGGGTCGCTTCCTGCGGGCTGACATTGTGCATGCCGATGCTCCAGTGATGATCGAAGGACAAATACACCCGCGCTTGCTGCGAATGCCTGCGGATGGCCTCATGTGCGAGGCGCACGGCCTTTTCATACTCCGACACCGCTGTTTCGAGCGGTGCGAGGCCCAGATTGTTCCAGAGGAAGTGTGAATTGGCCTCGTTGCCGATGATCCAGCCCCACACGCGGCCATGCTCGGGATGCGCGCTGCTCCAGCGCTCCGCCAGCATGCCGATCACGGCGGGAAAGAAGCGGTTCGCCGTGTTCACCGCGCCGACGGTGAACTTGTAGTCCTGCCGGTGCCCCGGATGCAGCACCACCGCGTCGATGGCCGGATTTTTCGACGGGTAGGCGATGATGATCAGGTAAACGATGATTCCCGCGTCCGAGAGTGGTTTGATCTGCCGGTCCAGCGACGCGAGGTAACCCTGGTTCCACACGAACTCACCCGCCTCCGGCTTCGACTGTGGCGAATACAGCGCGGTGATGTTCACATTGATCGTCGCATGATGAATCCCCAGCGCCAGCGCGTCATCCGTCATCTGCACTTGGATGCCCTTCACGTTTGGCGGGTTGGGAAACGGATCGGTGTTTTGGGCGCTGGCAAAACCAGCGAAAGCGAGGCAAAGAAGCAGGAGATGACGCATGAGTGACGAGCCGATCCATCCACCCACGCCCGCCGTGGAGCAACCTCAACCTGCCTGCGAACGCTGCGGCAAACCCCATGCAGTGAAATTTGGTGACGAGTTCATCTGCGATGACTGCTATGCAGCCTGTGGCTCGTGTTGTGCGGGTGAGGCGGAGTCAGACTCGACAGAATTGTTTCCAATCCAATAGTGCAGCAAAGTAATTTATCCGATGTCGATCTTAAATACCTGGAAGCCTGTTCTGGCTCCGTCCATATCCGAAGTTGTCTGCCCAGGATGTGGTGAAGAAGCAACTGCTTCCTTCCCACTGGATTTTCTCAACATCAAACCTGAAGATATTGCCTCATATCAGGATCATTACGCTCGTCATGGTAAGCGCGTGGAAATTAACACTGATCATAACGGACGTGTTATCCTTTGGTTTTTTCCTGATTTTTTCAATCAGTGGCCGAGTGGTGATCAGGGATGGCCAGGATCACTGACTCTGTGCGAGTGTGATCATTGCGGCTTTCGAGGAAAGCATCGTTACTCGACAGCTCCTTTGATCGAGCAGTGGGGTCTTGATGCTACAACTCGGATTTCGTACTGCCCGATCTGCGGCCAAGGCCCTTGGTCGGAGTCATACTCGGTGGATGAACTCGCTGGCTCATATTCGATCTGTGAAGATTGCAGTTGTGAGTACGGCTATGACGATACTCCGGGATTGCGTGAGGATTGGCTCAAAGGGGCGAAGAAACGTTTGTCGAGCAGCGAGTTAGCTCAACGCATGTCTCACATGATCATGACTTGGAACGCGCCTTTAAAACCCAAATGGATGTATCGGAGACCTCTTCCTCTTGATGCGGAAACTGGTTTATTTCTAAAGTGAACACTGCACTAAACAAAATCGAGCAAAGGGTTAATGCCAGAATGATCTCAGAACAGCGCAACTCTCGCTGAGACGCTACCGATTCACCGCGTAGAATGCGCTGATGTCTCTCGAATCCTTCTTCCAGCCGCGCAGCATTGCCTTGATCGGAGCCACGGAGCGTGTGGGCAGCGTGGGGCGGGCGATTTGGGAGAACTTGCGTGGGTTTGGCGGTGCGGTGTTTCCGGTGAATGGGAAGCGGGCGGAGATTCTTGGCGTGAAGGCGTTTCCAAACCTCGCGGCGCTGCCGGAGGTGCCGGAACTGGTGATCATTGTGACGCCAGCGGCGACGGTGCCGCAGATTGTTGAAGAAGCCGGTGCGGCGGGAGTGAAGGCGGTGGTGGTGATCTCGGCGGGGTTCAAGGAAACCGGTGCGGAGGGCGCGGAGTTGGAGAAGCGCGTGCTTGAAGCCGCGAAACGGCATGGCGTGCGTGTGATCGGACCGAACTGCCTTGGGTTGATGAATCCACATGCGGGCTTGAACGCGACCTTTGCCAGCAGCATGGCGCGGCCGGGGCGTGTGGCCTTCCTGAGCCAGAGCGGAGCGTTGTGTACGGCGATTCTCGATTGGAGTCACGAACAGCATGTCGGGTTCAGCGCGTTTGTTTCGACCGGGGCGATGACGGACGTGGGCTGGGGCGATTTGATCCGGCATTTTGGCAACGATCCGCACACCGAGAGCATCGTGATGTACATGGAATCCGTGGGCGGCGATGCAGCGGCGTTTCTGGAGGCGGCGCGTGAGGTGGCGGCGCATAAGCCGATCGTGGTGATCAAGGTCGGCCGCACGGCGGAGGCCTCGAAGGCTGCCGCATCGCATACCGGCGCGATGACCGGCAGCGATGCGGTGCTGGATGCGGCGTTGCGGCAAAGCGGCGTGCTGCGCGTGGACACAGTGGAGGAGCTGTTCGACATGGCGGAGGTGCTTTCCAAGCAACCGCTGCCTGCGGGGCCGCGTCTGGCCATCGTGACGAATGCCGGTGGCCCCGGTGCGCTAGCAACTGACGCGCTTGTTCTCGGGGGCGGCGAGGTGGCGGAGCTTTCGGACGACACGCTGGAGGCGCTGAATGAGGTGATGCCCGCGCATTGGAGCCATCACAATCCGGTGGATGTGCTAGGCGATGCGGATGCAGATCGTTTTGCCACAGCGCTGCGTGTCGTAAAAAATGACGCGAACGTGGACGGTGTGCTGGCTGTTTTGACGCCGCAGGCGATGACCCATCCGA from the Prosthecobacter sp. genome contains:
- a CDS encoding diacylglycerol kinase family protein; amino-acid sequence: MLSWLVSVFRSFGPALAGLWWALKSQRNVQAHAIATALVVVFGLGLKIETWEWCAVALAMGLVWVAELLNTALEMLADRVTLEREESIRRVKDAAAAAVLMAALAALGVGLAVFAPKLWRLL
- the sucD gene encoding succinate--CoA ligase subunit alpha, whose protein sequence is MAILVETDTRILVQGITGDFGSRHAKASIDYGTQLVAGVTPGKGGQVFEHSGKKVPVFDTVAEAARETGATVSVIFVPPPFAADAILEGVDAGLALVVAITEGIPINDMIRVKAAMQGSKTRLIGPNCPGLVTPGRGDKSHGGCRIGIAPGYIHKRGNVGVVSRSGTLTYEAVWQLTTRGYGQSTCVGIGGDPVNGTNHLDVLKMFNDDPETEAIIMIGEIGGTAEVEAGLWAKDNCKKPIAAFIAGATAPPGRRMGHAGAIIGGADDTAAAKKRILAECGIAVSDSPADMATTLLKRWGKA
- a CDS encoding right-handed parallel beta-helix repeat-containing protein; the encoded protein is MISKTLFLLLVAVGFSMAQEPVGDGKADDTAAIQRLFDTGGSVKLAKGTYRLTKTLTVDLTKTGFAALSGDGTARLLMTAAGPALHFIGTHEGSAAPSTFKPEVWANERTPMVEGVEIVGAHAEADGIEATGTMQITLSRVVVRECRHAVHLTKRNRNVLISACHFYHNTGVGVFYDDVNLHQSNIAGSHISYNGGGGVVSRGGNVRNLHIGTCDIEGNHAKDGPPSANIELDSRGGSIGEVAVTGCTIQHTNKSPDSANIRIIGAGTDESLLRRAGREHTREGNVTISANVFSDVQVNIEIRHARGVVITGNTFWEGFQHDLLVEDSGNIVVTANNFDRNPRYLVNGNDNAEKNGLVFLRCEDSIISNNVISGVWKKRAAVDIESGNRLQISHNSVLDSDGVGIRLEKVTNSLISENIIRDDREPDKRSKEASLVFVGGKANVIGQNVIGNKQEAR
- a CDS encoding cytochrome c peroxidase — its product is MHHTTRILALVAGLSTASAFAQADLSEAFLPMFQPLPAQVLAPDNELTEAKINLGRQLYFENRISKGEKLSCNSCHMLDKYGQDNLPFSPGHEGKLGGRSSPSTYNAAIHIAQFWDGREPTVEAQAKGPVLNPVEMGMPSADFVVKVLKSMPGYVEGFKAAFPGEADPITYDNFGKAVGAFERGLLTPGKWDVFLKGNKDSLSVAEKKGFATFAKTGCVTCHNGPGVGGMMYQKLGLVKAWPDLKDNGRGDVTKNDGEKGFFKVPSLRNITETGPYLHDGSVKALDEMVKKMAEYQLGKQLTDEETSSIVTFLKSLKGDLPTDYIKAPKLPESTADTPKA
- a CDS encoding DUF5722 domain-containing protein, giving the protein MRHLLLLCLAFAGFASAQNTDPFPNPPNVKGIQVQMTDDALALGIHHATINVNITALYSPQSKPEAGEFVWNQGYLASLDRQIKPLSDAGIIVYLIIIAYPSKNPAIDAVVLHPGHRQDYKFTVGAVNTANRFFPAVIGMLAERWSSAHPEHGRVWGWIIGNEANSHFLWNNLGLAPLETAVSEYEKAVRLAHEAIRRHSQQARVYLSFDHHWSIGMHNVSPQEATPGRDFLDTFARLARERGDFDWNVAWHPYPEDLGNPRAWADKNVTHADDTIKVTFKNLDVLPKHLEKSELLYQGKPRRIILSEQGFHTLLTPDGEKLQAAAYAYAWEKIQPMPTVDAFIYHRHVDHAHEGGLRLGLWRNAPNSVADPHSKKLIYELFKKAGTPEWRTAADTLLPVTGLKAWNE
- a CDS encoding acetate--CoA ligase family protein gives rise to the protein MSLESFFQPRSIALIGATERVGSVGRAIWENLRGFGGAVFPVNGKRAEILGVKAFPNLAALPEVPELVIIVTPAATVPQIVEEAGAAGVKAVVVISAGFKETGAEGAELEKRVLEAAKRHGVRVIGPNCLGLMNPHAGLNATFASSMARPGRVAFLSQSGALCTAILDWSHEQHVGFSAFVSTGAMTDVGWGDLIRHFGNDPHTESIVMYMESVGGDAAAFLEAAREVAAHKPIVVIKVGRTAEASKAAASHTGAMTGSDAVLDAALRQSGVLRVDTVEELFDMAEVLSKQPLPAGPRLAIVTNAGGPGALATDALVLGGGEVAELSDDTLEALNEVMPAHWSHHNPVDVLGDADADRFATALRVVKNDANVDGVLAVLTPQAMTHPTAIAREVVKIAQENGKPLLTSWMGAQSVNEGRAILNAAGIPTYDYPDEAAQAFVRMRERRLRLFWLNESLAAHAEDVEELPSVIGDMIDAVLKSGRTLLTELEAKQVLFAAGIPIVETHAAYGEDAAVAAAEALGFPVVAKLLSPTITHKSDCGGVQLNLHDAAAVRHAWRLIRDNVTKLHDIAAFEGVTVQRMVTRQGTELILGSSTDAQFGPVLLFGAGGTLVEVFQDRALVLPPLNRALARRWMEQTKIFKVLRGVRGRPPVDLAMLEDVLVRFARLVHTERRIVELDINPLLASPEGIVALDARVVVRAETR